One part of the Streptomyces sp. NBC_00286 genome encodes these proteins:
- a CDS encoding sigma-70 family RNA polymerase sigma factor gives MAVLRRKSRRGQGSDGQMSHAPADDPLDAAQERRVRAVLALGGVPQSDLPDGVQQVRLRLLERAASGAEAPRDVSAWAAVVASNLAMDWHRARRRQERIGERLAALRQLDHVDASGDDTKVLSLAVAQGLDELPDAQRQILVLRFYADLPVRGIAEELGIPEGTVKSRLHTAVRALRARLHEDEVV, from the coding sequence GTGGCTGTGCTGCGCAGAAAAAGCCGCCGCGGCCAGGGGAGCGACGGCCAGATGAGCCACGCTCCGGCGGACGATCCGCTGGACGCGGCCCAGGAACGCCGGGTGCGTGCGGTGCTCGCGCTCGGCGGCGTACCGCAGTCGGACCTGCCGGACGGGGTGCAGCAGGTCCGGCTGCGGCTCCTGGAGCGGGCCGCGAGTGGGGCGGAGGCGCCGCGCGACGTGTCCGCGTGGGCGGCGGTCGTGGCGTCGAACCTGGCGATGGACTGGCACCGGGCCAGGCGACGGCAGGAACGTATCGGGGAACGCCTCGCCGCCCTGCGGCAGTTGGACCATGTGGACGCCTCGGGCGACGACACGAAGGTGCTCTCGCTCGCCGTCGCCCAGGGCCTGGACGAGCTGCCCGACGCCCAGCGGCAGATCCTCGTCCTGCGCTTCTACGCCGATCTGCCGGTCCGCGGCATCGCCGAGGAACTCGGCATCCCGGAGGGCACGGTCAAGAGCAGGCTGCACACGGCGGTCCGCGCGCTGCGCGCCCGCCTGCACGAGGACGAGGTGGTGTGA
- a CDS encoding S8 family serine peptidase, with amino-acid sequence MLMTPTPEPQRTPIRGARHVARIAVAAGLVAALSAAGPIPMAFSADDPAARATTDPALKSAEDKLGSADADLLAEAKASGEKNVTMMIATAPGETEKVADQLDAVKGGSVGRTYDKLGYVRATVPTARAEAAVDAAAKLRSVHGIDLRHEIALEDPTPGISGAKAEASAKRYPAPDKNTPAENPYNPSFETGAVDFVKKNPKADGRGVTIGVLDTGVDLGHPALQKTTTGERKIVDWVTATDPLVDGDATWRPMVNAVTGPVFTWDGETWQAPAGEYKVSRFRESATAGGDANGDVNRDGDKTDSWGVLYDAASGTARVDLNDNNDFSDDAAMKPYKDGFQIGYFGKDDPATPVAERQPFVVEIRKDVPMDPLGGDWVGKKADFVNIGIIESQHGTHVAGITAAHKMFGGKMNGAAPGAKVVSSRACIFGAGCTNVALTEGMIDLVTKRGVDIVNMSIGGLPALNDGNNARAELYTRLIDEYGVQLVISAGNSGPGANTIGDPGLANKVVSVGAAVSKETWASNYGSAVKKKYNLFPFSSRGPREDGGFTPTLVAPGAAVNTAQTWMPGVIAPEAGYTLPPGYQMLNGTSMSSPQAAGASALLLSAAKQKGVDLTPAKLRTALTSTADHIKGVQAYAEGVGRINIVDAWKSIQKGATAHEYAVKAPVDTALDQALKTPGFGTGLYDREGGLKAGQKKTYDITITRTSGPDRALRHELHLENNSGKTFRIESSDEVSLELNKPVTVKVSAKPSSAGIKSAILEVDDPRTEGIDHQVMSTVVVSAPLKYDYSASGSVQRNSNDSYFVTVPEGAKTLEVRMSGLKDKSQTRFLSIHPYGVQIESSSSLDCYSNFTSPDSKPCRPDLRSYTDPQPGVWEIEVESRRTSPLLDNPYKLDVAVLGATFDPELVTIPEAKVGTPTDASWKVTNKLEPVEGKLAGGPLGSAKNERPTIAEGATQTSTVEVPAGAESLNVTIGNPSVANADLDLYVFDAAGNEVGSAADADSEESVTIAKPAAGTYTVEVQGYAVPGGTTEYDYRDVFFSAALGTIETDDTQVSLGTGDSATFSGSIVAAAAAPEGREFFGKVQLVNARGTAAGTGSVLIEKVTP; translated from the coding sequence ATGCTGATGACCCCCACTCCCGAGCCTCAGCGCACTCCGATCAGAGGCGCGAGACACGTGGCCAGAATTGCCGTGGCCGCGGGCCTGGTGGCCGCCCTCTCCGCGGCAGGGCCGATACCCATGGCCTTCTCCGCGGACGACCCGGCCGCCCGTGCGACCACCGACCCAGCCCTCAAGTCCGCAGAGGACAAGCTCGGTTCGGCCGATGCCGACCTGCTCGCCGAGGCCAAGGCCAGCGGCGAGAAGAACGTCACGATGATGATCGCCACCGCGCCCGGTGAGACCGAGAAGGTCGCCGACCAGCTGGACGCGGTCAAGGGCGGCTCCGTTGGCCGCACTTACGACAAACTCGGCTACGTCCGCGCCACCGTGCCCACGGCCAGGGCCGAGGCCGCCGTCGACGCCGCCGCGAAGCTCCGCTCCGTGCACGGCATCGACCTGCGGCACGAGATCGCCCTCGAGGACCCGACTCCGGGCATCTCGGGCGCCAAGGCCGAGGCCTCGGCGAAGCGTTACCCGGCGCCGGACAAGAACACGCCGGCGGAGAACCCGTACAACCCGTCCTTCGAGACGGGCGCCGTCGACTTCGTGAAGAAGAACCCGAAGGCTGACGGGCGCGGCGTCACCATCGGTGTGCTCGACACGGGTGTCGACCTCGGCCACCCGGCGCTGCAGAAGACCACCACCGGCGAGCGCAAGATCGTCGACTGGGTGACCGCGACCGACCCGCTCGTGGACGGCGACGCGACCTGGCGCCCGATGGTGAACGCGGTCACGGGCCCGGTGTTCACCTGGGACGGCGAGACCTGGCAGGCCCCGGCGGGCGAGTACAAGGTCAGCCGGTTCCGCGAGTCGGCCACCGCCGGCGGCGACGCGAACGGCGACGTCAACCGCGACGGCGACAAGACGGACAGCTGGGGCGTGCTGTACGACGCCGCGTCCGGCACCGCGCGCGTCGACCTGAACGACAACAACGACTTCTCGGACGACGCCGCCATGAAGCCGTACAAGGACGGTTTCCAGATCGGCTACTTCGGCAAGGACGACCCGGCGACCCCGGTCGCCGAGCGCCAGCCGTTCGTCGTGGAGATCCGCAAGGACGTCCCGATGGACCCGCTGGGCGGGGACTGGGTCGGTAAGAAGGCCGACTTCGTCAACATCGGCATCATCGAGTCCCAGCACGGCACGCACGTCGCGGGTATCACCGCCGCCCACAAGATGTTCGGCGGCAAGATGAACGGCGCGGCGCCCGGCGCCAAGGTCGTCTCCTCACGTGCCTGCATCTTCGGGGCCGGCTGCACGAACGTCGCGCTCACCGAGGGCATGATCGACCTCGTGACGAAGCGCGGCGTCGACATCGTCAACATGTCGATCGGCGGCCTGCCCGCCCTGAACGACGGCAACAACGCGCGCGCCGAGCTCTACACGCGTCTCATCGACGAGTACGGCGTCCAGCTGGTGATCTCCGCGGGCAACTCCGGCCCCGGCGCCAACACGATCGGTGACCCCGGCCTCGCGAACAAGGTCGTCTCGGTCGGCGCGGCAGTCTCCAAGGAGACCTGGGCGTCCAACTACGGCTCGGCCGTGAAGAAGAAGTACAACCTGTTCCCCTTCTCCTCGCGCGGTCCGCGTGAGGACGGCGGCTTCACCCCGACCCTGGTCGCGCCCGGCGCCGCGGTGAACACCGCGCAGACCTGGATGCCGGGCGTCATAGCCCCCGAGGCGGGCTACACCCTGCCTCCCGGCTACCAGATGCTCAACGGCACCTCGATGTCCTCCCCGCAGGCCGCGGGCGCCTCGGCGCTGCTGCTGTCCGCCGCGAAGCAGAAGGGCGTCGACCTGACGCCCGCGAAGCTGCGCACCGCGCTGACGTCGACCGCCGACCACATCAAGGGTGTCCAGGCGTACGCCGAGGGCGTGGGCCGGATCAACATCGTCGACGCGTGGAAGTCGATCCAGAAGGGCGCCACGGCGCACGAGTACGCGGTCAAGGCCCCGGTCGACACCGCCCTCGACCAGGCGCTCAAGACCCCGGGCTTCGGCACCGGCCTCTACGACCGTGAGGGCGGGCTCAAGGCCGGCCAGAAGAAGACGTACGACATCACGATCACCCGTACGTCCGGCCCGGACCGCGCGCTGCGGCACGAGCTGCACCTGGAGAACAACAGCGGCAAGACGTTCCGCATCGAGAGCTCCGACGAGGTGTCGCTGGAGCTGAACAAGCCGGTGACGGTGAAGGTCTCCGCGAAGCCGTCCTCGGCCGGCATCAAGAGCGCCATCCTCGAGGTCGACGACCCGCGCACCGAGGGCATCGACCACCAGGTCATGTCGACGGTCGTGGTCTCGGCCCCGCTGAAGTACGACTACTCCGCGTCGGGTTCGGTGCAACGCAACAGCAACGACTCGTACTTCGTGACCGTCCCCGAGGGCGCCAAGACCCTCGAGGTCCGGATGAGCGGGCTGAAGGACAAGAGCCAGACCCGGTTCCTGTCCATCCACCCGTACGGCGTGCAGATCGAGTCGTCGTCCTCGCTGGACTGCTACAGCAACTTCACCAGCCCGGACAGCAAGCCCTGCCGCCCCGACCTGCGCTCGTACACCGACCCGCAGCCGGGCGTCTGGGAGATCGAGGTCGAGTCGCGCCGTACGTCGCCGCTGCTCGACAACCCGTACAAGCTGGACGTCGCCGTCCTGGGCGCGACCTTCGACCCGGAGCTCGTGACCATCCCCGAGGCCAAGGTCGGCACCCCGACCGACGCCTCCTGGAAGGTGACGAACAAGCTGGAGCCGGTCGAGGGCAAGCTCGCGGGCGGCCCGCTCGGCTCCGCCAAGAACGAGCGGCCGACCATCGCCGAGGGCGCCACCCAGACCAGCACGGTCGAGGTGCCCGCAGGCGCCGAGTCGCTGAACGTGACCATCGGCAACCCGTCGGTCGCGAACGCCGACCTCGACCTGTACGTGTTCGACGCGGCCGGCAACGAGGTGGGCAGCGCGGCCGACGCCGACTCGGAGGAGTCGGTCACGATCGCCAAGCCCGCCGCCGGTACGTACACCGTGGAGGTCCAGGGCTACGCGGTCCCGGGCGGCACCACGGAGTACGACTACCGTGACGTGTTCTTCTCCGCCGCGCTCGGCACGATCGAGACCGACGACACGCAGGTGTCGCTCGGCACGGGCGACTCGGCCACGTTCTCCGGCTCGATCGTCGCGGCTGCCGCGGCGCCCGAGGGCCGCGAGTTCTTCGGCAAGGTGCAGCTCGTGAACGCGCGCGGTACGGCCGCGGGCACGGGCAGCGTGCTGATCGAGAAGGTCACGCCGTAG
- a CDS encoding NUDIX hydrolase yields MHKELRVAAYAVCVRDGRVLLARLVAADGSKRWTLPGGGMDHGEDPYDTVIREAEEETGYAVEPVALLGVDSIRRSYPRRLGTAADFQGLRIVYEARVTGGELRHETGGSTDMAAWHPLDKVPDLERVGLVDVGLALWRERPAVGRTAGLPVSEK; encoded by the coding sequence ATGCACAAGGAGTTGAGGGTGGCGGCCTACGCCGTATGCGTGCGGGACGGGCGGGTGTTGCTCGCGCGCTTGGTGGCGGCGGACGGAAGTAAGCGGTGGACACTGCCCGGTGGCGGGATGGATCACGGGGAGGATCCGTACGACACCGTGATCCGCGAGGCCGAGGAGGAGACCGGGTACGCGGTCGAGCCCGTCGCGCTGCTCGGCGTCGACTCCATCCGCCGCAGCTATCCGCGCCGACTCGGCACGGCCGCCGACTTCCAGGGCCTGCGGATCGTCTACGAGGCCCGCGTCACCGGAGGCGAACTCCGCCACGAGACCGGCGGATCAACGGATATGGCGGCCTGGCATCCGCTGGACAAGGTGCCTGATCTGGAGCGGGTCGGGCTCGTCGATGTGGGGCTCGCGCTCTGGCGGGAGCGGCCCGCGGTGGGGCGTACGGCGGGGCTGCCGGTGTCCGAGAAATAG